The genomic region CGCCTGGTCTGGGGCGGCAGCGCACGTTTCGACCGTGTCGGCGGCGAGGGCTGGTACAGCCGCAGCGACTATATCGAGAACCAGCTCTACCGGCTGTTCGGCAACCTGGAATGGCGTGCCTACGAAAAAGGCATGGTCAACCTCGGCACCATGATCGAACGCAGCAGTCAGGTCGGTATCCACCTGTCGCCGCGGGTCGCCCTGAACCATCAGCTGACCCCCGATCATGGCCTGCGCGCCAGCGTCTCACGCGCCCTGCGGCTGCCGACCATCTATGAAGAGCACGCCGACGGGGCGGTGCGCTTCGCCAACGGCGACCTGATCAATCAGTATTCACTGGGGAACACCGACCTGAGCGCCGAGCGCATCGTCTCCTACGAACTGGGATATCTGGGCCGCTGGCCCAGCCGGCACCTGACCCTGGACGTCAAGCTGTTCCACGACAAGCTCGAGGATCGCATCGCCAACCCCAAGAACTACCCCTATCCGGCCGACGCGTTCGACGGCAAGACCTTCCTGCACACCAACAGCGGCACGCTGAGCATCAACGGCGCCGAATTCGCCCTGACCTACCGCCCGGCACACCGCAGTATGCTGGGCGTCAACCTGGCCTATGCCCGGGCCAAGGGCACCGCCCTGAACGCCTACGTGGACGGCACTACGGGTGGCCCCAGTTACGAGGACCTGGGCGAGGATGTCCCCCACCGCACCCTCAGCGTCTTCGCCATGCACCGCCTGCCCCGCCTGATCGATTTGAGCGCCACCTATTACCGGGTCGGCCGGATGAAATGGCTGGGGGACGGCGACCGGCTCGACGCCCAGGACCGTCTGGACCTCCGTATTGCCAAGCATCTACGCGGCAATGGCTTACAGACTACCGTTGCCTTCGTCGTCCAGAATGCGCTGGACGAATACCTGGAATTCAGGGATGAGAACGTGTTCGATACCCGCGCTTACATTGAACTGACCCTGGGCCTGCCCTGATCGAGGCGGGCCCCATGCATCACCACCTATGCACCGCACCCGGACCTGTCACTTTGCAGCTACGCGCCGCCCCCCCACCGGCGGTGGCCGACCGTGGCTCGGCCGCTTGCTGGCGCCGCTGCCGACAGTCCTGTTGCTGCTGACGCTGGGGCATGGCGGCACGGTGGTCGCGGCGCCGCGCATCCAGGTGCTGCTCAGCGACACCACGGTGGCCTACCGGGAGGTCGACGCCGGCCTGCGGCGGGCGCTGGAGGTCGGGGCGCCCGGGCACGTCGAACTGGAAACCCAGGCCCTGGCCGCGCTGCCCGGCGGTCTGCAGGACCTGCTGGCGCAGGGGCCGACCCTGATCGTGCCGGTCGGTCTGCGCGCCACTGCTGTGGCCTTGCGCGATGCCGGCGACGTACCGGTGCTCAGCCTGCTGGTGCCGGAATTCGACTACACCGCCCTGCTGGATGACATGGGGAACATGGGGAGGACGGCCGCGGCACACACCCGCAGTGCCGTCTATCTCGATCAACCGCTGGGGCGGCGGCTCGATCTGCTGCAACTGCTGCTCCCGGACGCACGCCGGGTCGGTGCCCTGGCCGGGGCCCAGTCAGCCGCCGAGGCCGAGCGGCTCACCGCGCTGGCCCGGAAACGCGGTCTTGAGCCCGTGATCCTGTCGGTCCCCGAGCACAGCAACCCGATCCGCCCCCTGACCCAGCTGCTGGAGCGCGTAGACGTCCTGCTGGCGCTGCCGGACCCGACAGTCTTCAATCGTTCCTCGCTGCAGGCGATCCTGCTGACCACCTACCGCAACCGCGTACCGGTGATCGGCTTCTCGCAGGCCTATGTGCGTGCCGGCGCGCTCGCCGCCGTGTATTCCACCGCCAGCCAGATCGGCACCCAGGCAGGTGAATGGATCGCCGAGCTGGCCGACCGCGGCCAGTGGGCGCTCGGCGAACCGCGCTATCCCGTCTATTATTCGGTGTCGGTCAACCCGCAGGTGGCCCAGTCGCTCGCGCTGCCCGTCCTCAACGAGGCAGCCCTGTTCGAGGCGCTGCACGACCTGGAACCACGTCAGCCATGAAAATCGAAGGTATCCACAGCCGCATCCTGCTGGCGGTACTCCTGCCGGTACTGGCTATCGCAGTGTTGCTCAGCGTCTATTTCGTCCACACCCGCATCGATGATTTGAATCAGTCACTGACCGACCGTGGGCGGGCCATCGCCAACCAGTTGGCACCCGCCAGCGAATACGGGGTGTTCGCGGGGAACCACGTGATCCTGCAGAATCTGGCGGATGCCGCATTGCGCGAACCCGACGTGGTGCGGGTGAGTATCCTGAACCACACCCATGCTGTCCTCGTGCAGTCCCACACCCTTGGTCCGGGAGAGATCGTGCCGGCCAACCTGCTCGAATTCGAGGCACCGATCCAGCCAGCGGGGCTGGCAGTCAGGGATTTTGAGGAGGCCGGGGGACGCCACGATGCACAGCCCGTAGGCTGGGTGCGCATCGAACTGTCGCGCACCGCCACCCAGCAGCGTCAGTACGAGATCATCTCCACCAGCATCCTCATTACCCTGGCCCTGCTGGTGCTGAGCGCCGTCGCCGCACTACGCATCAGCCGCGGCGTCGCCGCCCCGGTCCTGAACCTCACCGGCGCGGTCCAGCGGCTCGGCGCCGGCGACCTGCGCGCGCGCGCGCGCGTGGACTCTACCGGCGAACTGGGTATGCTCGAACGTGGCATCAACGTCATGGCCGAGACCCTGGAGAACGCCCAGGCAGAACTGCGCGAACAGGTCGAGCAGGCGACGGCTGAACTGCGTGAGACGCTCGAGGCCGTTGAGATCCAGAATGTCGAACTGGATCTGGCCCGCAAGCGTGCCCTGCGGGCCAGCCACGAAAAGTCAGAATTTCTGGCCAACATGAGCCACGAGATCCGCACCCCGCTGAACGGTCTGCTCGGCTTCGTCGATCTGCTGCAGCGCACCCCACTCGATGAGGAGCAGCGCGACTACACCGCCACCATCCGCAAATCGGCGGCCAATCTCCTGGTGATCGTCAACGACATCCTGGATTTTTCCAAGATCGAATCAGGCAAGCTCAGTACGGAGTCCGTTCCCTTCGATCTGCGCGAGGCGCTGGAGGATTCCATGGATCTGTTGGCGCCCATCGCCCATGAGAAGGGGCTGGAGCAGATCCTGCTGATCTATTCGGACGTGCCGCTCGCCCTCTACGGTGATTCCAACCGTATCCGTCAGGTGCTGCTCAATCTGCTCGGTAATGCGCTGAAGTTCACCAGCCGTGGCAGCGTCGTGGTGCGGGTCATGCTCGAGGATGAGGACGATGACGCGCACGCCTCACTCCGAATCAGTGTCGCCGACACCGGTATCGGCCTAAGCACGGAGGAGCAGGGCCGTCTGTTCCTGGCCTTCGGCCAGGCGGACAGCTCGGCCACGCGCCGCTTCGGCGGCACCGGCCTCGGGCTGTTCATCAGCAAGAGGCTGGTGGAACTGATGGGCGGAACCATCGGTGTGGAGAGCGAGCCCGGCAGTGGCTCGACCTTCTGGTTCACCCTGCGCTGTGCCCGCCAGACCGACATGGTGGCCGAACCCGCGTCCCGGCCGGCCCAGGGCCGGCGTGCACTGGTCTACGATACCCACCCGTTGGTGCGGCTGGCGACCCGGCATGCCTTGGAATCCTGGGGCCTGGAGGTGACCGAGGTCGGCGACTGCACCAGCCTGCGGGAGATGGCGGCCGGCGATACCTTCGATCTGCTCGTGGCGGGTGCCGAAAAGGGCGGCGGTGAGGGCTGCAGACTGGCCGCACTGTTACCGGCCCTGAAACGCACCGGCCGGCCGATCGTGGTGCTGCTCAACAGTGCCGAGCGTGACGCCCTCAACCGTACCTGTGATCTGGGCGCCGATGCCTGCCTGCCCAAGCCAGTACGGCACGACGCCCTGCGGCAAAATATCTTCAGTCTGCTCGAGATCTCGCTCGACGACGACGCCTTCATTGAGCGCCGCAAGGCCCCCCGCCCCGAGATGCCGGACCTGCGCGGTGCCCGTATCCTGCTGGCCGACGACAACGAGATCAACCGCAGGCTGATCTGCCTGCAGCTGGAGAGCCTGGGCGTGGAGGTGAGCAATGCCGTCGACGGCCGTCAGGCCCGGGACCTTGCCACCCGGCACCGCTTCGATCTCATCCTGATGGACCTGCACATGCCGGAGATGAGTGGTGAGCAGGCCGCCCAGGCGATTCGCGCCGGCGGTGGTCCCAACCGCGCCACCCCGATCGTCGCCCTGACGGCCAACGCCTTTACCCACGAGCTGCAACGGCTACCGGAGCACGGGATCAACGAATGCCTGATCAAGCCGATCTCCGAGTACCGTCTCTGGGAGGCAGTACGGCACTGGACCGGACAGCGGGTAAATCAGCCACCAGGGCCGGTCACGGATGACGCGCGCGAGAGCCTCACCCGCGAACTGCTGGCCATGCTCATGGCCGAACTGCCGCAACAGCGCGACCAGCTGCGCAGTGCCTTCCGTGCTGGCGACTGGACCAGCCTGCGCGAGCTGGCCCACAAGATCCGGGGCTCAGCTGCCTACTGTCAGGTGCAGGATCTGGAGCAAGCCGCCGCCCGTCTGGAGGCCGCCTGTCCCAGTGGCGCGCGCCAGGGCATCGAGACCGCCCAGCGCCACTGCCTCGACGTCATCGACGACCTGCTGCTCAACGCGGCGAATACACTACGCTGAGCCTGCGGACATCGGCCACGGGCTCAGCGGCGCAACAGGGTGACGAAGGCGACGGCGTACTCATCCTCATCGGCGATACTGACGTGGGTTTCACCGATCGCCAGCGCGATCCGCAACTCCTCGGCACGCGCATGAAACGTCAGCCCTGGCTTTCCCAGGGCATCGTGGTGCACACCGATATGCCGCAGGCTGAGGCCATCGCGGAAGCCGGTACCGAAGGCCTTGGCGACGGCCTCCTTCACGGCGAAGCGCTTGGCGAGAAAGCGCGCCGGACGCGCGGCGGTGGTGAATTCCTGCAGCTCGTCCACACTCAGGATACGTTCCGCAACGCGCGCACCGTGACGCTCGAGCAGGGCCTCGAAGCGTGCGATACGGACGATATCGGTGCCGATGCCGAAGATCAAAGCAGGTCCTAGATCCTAG from Gammaproteobacteria bacterium harbors:
- a CDS encoding response regulator, which encodes MKIEGIHSRILLAVLLPVLAIAVLLSVYFVHTRIDDLNQSLTDRGRAIANQLAPASEYGVFAGNHVILQNLADAALREPDVVRVSILNHTHAVLVQSHTLGPGEIVPANLLEFEAPIQPAGLAVRDFEEAGGRHDAQPVGWVRIELSRTATQQRQYEIISTSILITLALLVLSAVAALRISRGVAAPVLNLTGAVQRLGAGDLRARARVDSTGELGMLERGINVMAETLENAQAELREQVEQATAELRETLEAVEIQNVELDLARKRALRASHEKSEFLANMSHEIRTPLNGLLGFVDLLQRTPLDEEQRDYTATIRKSAANLLVIVNDILDFSKIESGKLSTESVPFDLREALEDSMDLLAPIAHEKGLEQILLIYSDVPLALYGDSNRIRQVLLNLLGNALKFTSRGSVVVRVMLEDEDDDAHASLRISVADTGIGLSTEEQGRLFLAFGQADSSATRRFGGTGLGLFISKRLVELMGGTIGVESEPGSGSTFWFTLRCARQTDMVAEPASRPAQGRRALVYDTHPLVRLATRHALESWGLEVTEVGDCTSLREMAAGDTFDLLVAGAEKGGGEGCRLAALLPALKRTGRPIVVLLNSAERDALNRTCDLGADACLPKPVRHDALRQNIFSLLEISLDDDAFIERRKAPRPEMPDLRGARILLADDNEINRRLICLQLESLGVEVSNAVDGRQARDLATRHRFDLILMDLHMPEMSGEQAAQAIRAGGGPNRATPIVALTANAFTHELQRLPEHGINECLIKPISEYRLWEAVRHWTGQRVNQPPGPVTDDARESLTRELLAMLMAELPQQRDQLRSAFRAGDWTSLRELAHKIRGSAAYCQVQDLEQAAARLEAACPSGARQGIETAQRHCLDVIDDLLLNAANTLR
- the acpS gene encoding holo-ACP synthase; translation: MIFGIGTDIVRIARFEALLERHGARVAERILSVDELQEFTTAARPARFLAKRFAVKEAVAKAFGTGFRDGLSLRHIGVHHDALGKPGLTFHARAEELRIALAIGETHVSIADEDEYAVAFVTLLRR